One Drosophila santomea strain STO CAGO 1482 chromosome X, Prin_Dsan_1.1, whole genome shotgun sequence DNA segment encodes these proteins:
- the LOC120457154 gene encoding homeobox protein B-H1, producing the protein MQSSKSFLIRDLLGDLINRRQTDSELELSNDDSDIDIEDRSTPDSTAAGCQQDLLLSHHHRRFTHHDESSVESCLSATRGPGSGTGSAGGGGGGGGGGGMASGLSAAAAAAGVAAGLLAAAASGANGDRDGSGPGSGGGTSGGYAEHKLQLSKSGRKPRRRRTAFTHAQLAYLERKFRCQKYLSVADRSDVAETLNLSETQVKTWYQNRRTKWKRQNQLRLEQLRHQATMEKDFVVQDGGGASGLGCCPSGLSSSFSAAAAAAAAASNPCNFLTSAAAAAIFRNVGYVHGCPM; encoded by the exons aGCTGGAGCTCTCCAACGACGACTCGGATATAGACATCGAGGATCGATCTACGCCGGACTCGACGGCTGCGGGCTGCCAGCAGGATCTGCTGCTGTCGCACCATCACCGCAGATTCACCCACCACGACGAGTCCAGCGTGGAGTCCTGCCTGTCGGCCACAAGGGGTCCCGGCTCCGGCACAGGATCGGCtggcggtggaggaggtggtggtggtggtggtggaatGGCCAGCGGATTAAGTGCcgctgcagcggcggcgggCGTGGCCGCTGGCCTCCTGGCAGCGGCGGCCAGTGGTGCCAACGGGGATCGGGATGGCAGTGGCCCCGGATCGGGCGGCGGCACCAGTGGCGGCTATGCGGAGCACAAGCTGCAGCTGAGCAAAAGTGGCCGGAAGCCGCGACGCCGCCGTACCGCCTTCACGCACGCCCAGCTCGCCTACTTGGAGCGGAAGTTCCGATGCCAGAAGTACCTGAGCGTGGCCGATCGCAGCGATGTGGCCGAAACGCTCAATCTGTCCGAGACGCAGGTGAAAACCTGGTACCAGAATCGCCG AACCAAGTGGAAGCGACAGAATCAACTGCGCCTGGAGCAGCTGCGTCATCAGGCGACCATGGAGAAGGACTTTGTGGTCCAGGATGGCGGCGGTGCGAGCGGACTGGGCTGTTGCCCCAGCGGACTGAGCAGTTCGTTTagtgccgccgccgccgctgcagcgGCTGCCAGCAATCCGTGCAATTTTCTCACTTCCGCCGCAGCGGCGGCCATTTTCCGCAACGTCGGCTACGTCCACGGATGTCCCATGTAG